From the Paludibacterium paludis genome, one window contains:
- the folD gene encoding bifunctional methylenetetrahydrofolate dehydrogenase/methenyltetrahydrofolate cyclohydrolase FolD: MSVTVLDGKALSRQIEAELAVRVAAVKQRSNGVSPILATILVGDDPASATYVKMKGDACRRVGMESLKVVLPASTTTEALLAEIDRLNANPDVHGILLQHPVPAQIDERRCFDRIALEKDVDGVTVLGFGRMAMGERAYGSATPAGIMRLLKHYGIELAGRHAVVVGRSPILGKPVAMMLLNANATVTICHSRTQDLESYVRTADIVVGAVGKPQFIKGAWIKDGAVVVDAGYHPGGVGDIELSAVAERCSAYTPVPGGVGPMTIATLIEQTVEAAERSL, from the coding sequence ATGTCAGTGACCGTTCTCGATGGCAAGGCGCTTTCGCGCCAGATCGAAGCCGAACTCGCCGTGCGGGTCGCCGCCGTCAAGCAGCGCTCGAATGGCGTGTCCCCGATTCTGGCGACCATCCTGGTCGGCGACGATCCGGCCTCCGCCACCTACGTCAAGATGAAAGGCGACGCTTGCCGCCGTGTCGGCATGGAGTCGCTCAAGGTCGTGCTGCCCGCCTCGACCACGACGGAAGCGCTGCTTGCCGAAATCGACCGGCTGAACGCCAATCCGGACGTGCATGGCATCCTGCTCCAGCATCCGGTGCCGGCGCAAATCGACGAGCGCCGCTGTTTTGACCGCATCGCCCTGGAAAAGGATGTGGACGGCGTCACCGTGCTCGGTTTCGGCCGCATGGCGATGGGCGAGAGGGCGTATGGCTCGGCGACGCCGGCCGGCATCATGCGTCTGCTCAAACATTACGGTATCGAACTGGCCGGCCGTCACGCCGTGGTGGTCGGTCGCAGTCCCATCCTCGGCAAGCCGGTGGCGATGATGCTGCTCAACGCCAACGCCACCGTCACGATTTGCCATTCCCGCACCCAGGATCTCGAATCCTATGTGCGGACGGCCGATATCGTGGTCGGCGCGGTGGGCAAGCCGCAGTTCATCAAGGGCGCATGGATCAAGGACGGCGCGGTGGTGGTCGATGCGGGTTATCATCCGGGCGGCGTGGGCGACATCGAGTTGTCGGCCGTCGCCGAGCGCTGCTCGGCCTACACGCCGGTGCCCGGCGGTGTCGGCCCGATGACCATCGCGACGCTCATCGAGCAGACGGTGGAAGCCGCCGAGCGCAGCTTGTAA
- a CDS encoding short chain dehydrogenase, with the protein MKTVLVVGATGLIGSHVVQAAQTRVRVLQAAYSQAPLRVDITSTDSLRSLLARAGKVDAIICTAGKARFAPWDSVRDEDWAHALANKLMGQINLVRFGAASIRPGGAITLTTGTLAHQPMTGSTIIASVNAALEAFVRAAALEIGNHVRINAVSPGWLSETLEALGMDPADGLPASEAAKIYLRQIEQGEAGTIAIAAKTPRPH; encoded by the coding sequence ATGAAAACCGTACTTGTCGTCGGAGCGACAGGCCTGATCGGCTCTCATGTCGTGCAAGCCGCGCAAACCCGCGTCAGGGTATTGCAAGCCGCCTACAGCCAGGCGCCTCTCAGGGTGGACATCACGTCCACCGATTCGCTACGCTCGCTTCTTGCCCGCGCGGGCAAGGTCGACGCCATCATCTGCACGGCGGGCAAAGCCCGTTTCGCCCCTTGGGACAGCGTGCGTGACGAGGACTGGGCACATGCCCTGGCCAACAAGCTGATGGGACAGATCAATCTGGTTCGCTTCGGCGCAGCCAGCATCCGCCCGGGCGGCGCCATCACCCTGACCACCGGCACGCTGGCGCACCAGCCAATGACCGGCAGCACCATCATCGCGTCGGTCAATGCGGCGCTGGAAGCCTTTGTGCGGGCCGCGGCGCTGGAGATTGGAAATCACGTCAGAATCAATGCCGTTTCGCCAGGCTGGCTGAGCGAAACGCTCGAGGCGCTGGGCATGGATCCGGCGGACGGTCTGCCGGCAAGCGAAGCCGCCAAGATTTATTTGCGTCAGATCGAACAAGGCGAGGCCGGAACGATCGCCATCGCCGCGAAGACACCCCGGCCGCACTAG
- a CDS encoding cytidine deaminase — MSERVIDWAHLEREARAAAARAYVPYSRFAVGAAILTADGRVFTGCNVENASFGLTNCAERTAVFTSRASGDTSDILAVCVYTPTDEPTPPCGACRQVLNEFGPTMRVRTICRTEQRVDTTLDTLLPGAFGPRNLDTAGNG; from the coding sequence ATGAGCGAACGTGTTATCGACTGGGCGCATCTCGAGCGCGAGGCGCGTGCCGCCGCCGCCCGCGCCTATGTGCCATACAGCCGCTTTGCCGTCGGCGCGGCGATTCTCACCGCCGACGGCCGGGTGTTCACCGGATGCAATGTGGAGAACGCCTCCTTCGGCCTGACCAACTGCGCCGAACGGACCGCCGTATTCACCTCGCGCGCCAGCGGCGATACCTCCGACATCCTCGCGGTGTGCGTCTACACCCCGACCGACGAACCCACCCCGCCCTGCGGCGCCTGTCGGCAAGTGCTCAACGAATTCGGTCCAACCATGCGGGTGCGCACCATCTGCCGTACCGAGCAGCGCGTCGACACCACTCTGGACACACTGCTGCCGGGGGCGTTCGGGCCTCGCAACCTCGACACAGCGGGCAACGGATAA